Within the Thalassoglobus sp. JC818 genome, the region TTGAGAGCGTCACCGACATCGTCCCCGACCTGTGTCGAATCAAGAATCAGCTCTTCCAACTGGCTGAGCCCAGCCAACTCTTTCAACCCCGCTCCCGTGATAGGTACTTTGTTCAAATTCAATGAGCGAAGATTCGAAAGCTTCGAGATCGGTTGAAGGTCCGCATCCCCCAACAGCCCATCTGTCAGGTCGAGTGTCACAATCGTTTCTTGACCTTTTGGAAGCTCACTCACTTCAGCAATCTGTTGTGCCGTGCGTTGGGACGGAGAGAGTCCTTCAAAAGCAGCGACAACTTCTTCCGGAGATTTTTGCGCAGAGTCCGTCGGTTCGTTCGCTCCCGATGCCGGTGTAACTTGTTCTTCGGGATCAACTGGTTCGGCTGTATGATCAGCTCCATCACCTGAAGTCACGTCTTCAGACTGAAATCGCTGGCATCCAGAGATCAGAAGCATGCTGACACACAGAAAGATGCCGAGTCGAAGGTGCGTTCGATATCGTAAAATCACGGAAGGTTAAACCTCATGTTGAGAGTAGATGCCCATCATATCGACCACACGACAAAGTGAAACTCTTGCCTGCTGATGACTGGCATTCGACGTGCGAGACTGACGCAGACTTTTGACCGCTCGAATGCTGATAACCGACTCTGCGACAAAGCAGTCACCCGTCAAACATACCACTTAAAATCGACTCAGAGAGACTGAACATGGCACGCTATCACGAGTTCTCGCACACAGTGCGTGACGAGGATATCGACCCGCAGAATCACGCGAACAATGTTGCTTACCTTGAATGGATGCAGTCGGCAGCGATCGATCATTCAGCGACTCAGGGTTGGTCGACGCAGCGCTACCGGGAGAATGGTTGGGCATGGGTCGTCCGGTCGCACTTCATCGAGTATCGCCGACCAGCACTTCTGGGCGATGAGCTGACGATCCATACCTGGGTCGCGGACATGAAGAAATTCAGCTCTCTTCGCAAATACGAGATTGTCTTCAGTGAGTCCGGGAAGTTGGTGGCCCGGGCTGAAACGAACTGGGCGTTCGTAACGACGGAAGCCGGTCGGCTCATCGCGATCCCCGATGATGTCGCTCAGTCTTTTGAAGTCAGTCCTGATCGGCCGCCGGCATGATCTGTTTGATCAACATGGTCGCGTAACTTCCTTTCGGCAGAGTAAATTTCAGCGTCAGTTTGTCTCGCCCTTCAAAAAGATCATCTTCAGAAACCTTCCATGAAAGATCGTTGACCGGGACGATCACAGAGCGCAACCCGCGTGAGAAAAATCGATCCCGCGGAGTTCGCACCTTGATCTCTTCCAGTCGCCATCCGAGTTTCTCGATCCCGTTGTTCACGATCTCAAGTACGTTCGGGTCAGTGTCGTTCTGTTTGAGTAAGCGAGCTGAGGGCAGGGGAATTTGCATCTCCCAAAGGTCGCCCAGCTTCTGCTTCTCGACGAGATCCGGACAAGCCAACGGGCCAGTGACAATGTGCATCTCTCGTCGCGATTCATCGGCCAGTTGCTCGCGCATCAAACCGTCGACAGTTCCGTTCCACAAATAGCTTTGAAAGGCGCTCAGGCAGAGCCCGCGAAGATCTGCATTCACTCGT harbors:
- a CDS encoding acyl-CoA thioesterase → MARYHEFSHTVRDEDIDPQNHANNVAYLEWMQSAAIDHSATQGWSTQRYRENGWAWVVRSHFIEYRRPALLGDELTIHTWVADMKKFSSLRKYEIVFSESGKLVARAETNWAFVTTEAGRLIAIPDDVAQSFEVSPDRPPA